The genomic stretch TGCAGGTATGCCTGCCCCACCAGACCTTTTCAATGCTACCAGCTGCATCTTACAAACCCATGAAAGCTTTCCCATACATCACTACcaccatcatccacaccattcatatcaAATGAAAGATGGAGCTTACATGCTTGGAGGGGAGAATAGCTGCAGCTCTTCTGATGGGAGCTGCAGCCAGATCAGCTACAGCAAGGAGAATGGTCTACAATATGGAGGTGAACAGATGGGGGTGAATGACAGCTATTTCTACGGTGGGTTGGATGAAACCCAAAAGATATTCAATGGCTTCAACGGGCCGTGGGGAGAAGTTCCATTAGAGTATGGTTACGATGAGATTAAGGAGGTGATTAGAACTATTCCATGCAGTAATGGGATACTTAATGATGCAAGTGCAGTGATGTTGGAGGGAACAAAGCCCAAGGGAGGAACATGTACAACTGACTGTAAAATCATGGGATTTCAAAGGTAAGGGGGTGGAGATTTAGACCAGTCTGTGGAGTTGTGGTGTTTGATCTTTCATGGCAGATTTTGACAGTACATGGTAAAAAGAATGCACCTCTTTTCTGTCTATTTGTgggtttttccctttcttttttcatttttattatattttgtcAATCGGTGATTTGAAATGATGTTTGTGTGGACGTACGAATTCACTGCACCATTCAGAAATAAATGTGACATAGGGGCCTAGATTGGCCATCATTCAAGAATCCAAAACAAACATGCACTAGCTTTTCAATTCTACTTTTGGGGAACTGAGCTGATATCCGCACCCTTTATGGTGAATTGCATACACCCATTCTCCATCTTGGGAATCGAAATGGTACATTTATGTCCTAGATGAAGATACGTAATGAAGACTCTTTGTAAggtagaaaaaagaaaatggatgCATTTTCTATGACGGGACATTTTACTGTATTTCAACGACATAAGCAATATTGAAGTTCAAACAGTAATCATAATCCAAATATCATTCTCAAATTCTTGCACATTATAAACAGAGTAACCATGCACAGTATACACAGGGTAACAACTGCATTGCATGAGCTGTATctgattttaattaaaaattcagTTTACATGGGATATCTTTAAGGCATGTTAAGCAAAGATtagaaaaattaataatatcattCAATGGTGATTTTCACAAGCActattaaaatataaatttcattTAAGCACCTATTTATTTCACCAACTATCACATTAACAAGAAATGTGCAGGGTGTAACAGCATCTACATTTGACCCTAGATTTTTCTTGTATTTGGCTTATTCCCTGCGAAATTATAAtgatggtttttttaaaaaaaaaaaaaattattattaggtTAATATTAAATGGATGTATGTTTGGATTCCAGCAATGCTATGAAAAAGCACAAGGATTGCCCTTAGGATCCTTTTTGTTGCGGCAATTACCCCAAGGGGTCATTTGGtaccatggatttgaggggatttcaaactTGTTTGACACCATAAAGCACCATGGGGGatttgagtggatttcatatCCCCTCGTTGCTTGGCACCATAAGGTAaatgagggtttcaaatccacggtgAAAGCTttaattacatctaaaatcctttcaagagttgtataagtaacatgtgtgtcactagactattaatctattgggcacatgacccactaatgatattccaaaacaattagattatcaattgcatcactataattactttaatatgatgatcagcgccgtccaaacattatccatgtaaatcaactgttaaaaatcgttggttagtcacttggacacgttcttgtgcttgtggcccattcgagacttgaaatttcatcattttcagccaAAGTAtaaatttcagtgggcttattacgACCATTGTTTCAAACATTCCATACTTTCACTagttaaatatattaaagttgatttagtaattaaattcaaacccctataaatataccatgtatagctaCTTTTGGAATAAACTTGATtctgaatctagggtgccaaacacaataggaggatttcaaatccaggggttttcgaatctagggggttccatgctcccaaacaggccctaaggggtcGTTCGGCACTGTGGATTCGAGAGTATGTCAAATCCCCCGGTTGTTTGGCACTATACAATaacaggggatttcaaatccacggtgaaagcttggattgcatctaaaatacttccaagagttacatgtgtaacatgtgtacatCACTAGACTATCAAtctttgggcacatggcccactaatgatatctcaaaacaattagattatcaattgcatcactataattattttaatatgatgatcaatgccgtccaagcattgtccatgtaaatcaatggttaaaaatcattggctagtcacttggacatgatcttgtgcttttggtccatccaagacttggaatttcatcgtaTTCGGGCAAAATATATATtccagcgggcttattacaaccattatgtcagacattacatacgttcactaattagagatattcaagttaatttagtaattaaattcaaactcctgtaAACATACCATGCATATATAcatttggattaaagttgattctggatctagggtgccaaacacaaccagAGACTTCAAATCCGGGGGTTCTGAATtctcccaaacatgccctaatgaTTGAAGTGTGTTGTTATATGATTGTGCAAATGTCAAATGAAAAACTACAATCATTGGTTGTATTTCAGAGGTAGgaaattttatttataataattaCACTTTTCCGATGTTACTATAAAAAAATTTAGTCAAAACAACATCAATATATATTAATGATTATTTAACatgaaataatgtaaaaatgACATCATCACCATTTTACCATGGATAAACCAAACACGTGAACCAATACTTAGATACAACCATCATCAACAAAAACAGTCCATTATTGGTAAAAGAAACAGGTGCTTATATTTTCTAAATACATTTGCATTTGATCAATCATTCCTATATTTGGTTTGGTTTGGCAATGGTAAAACTATAATAATGATACTTTCTTTACATCATTgtggtaattggtgaaacaatAAGCCTTCAGTCTTAAATCTTAGGATCCTCTTACAAAAATCTCATGCTAACTGTTATGCAAGAGTAGAAAATTATAATAATCACCTTGTAGAATTCTCCTTTTTCCTTTGCGAAGATTTGTTACATTAACGAATAACCTGTTTAATTCTTTCTTAATTTGACATTGATAGATTCATGCTTAACCAAAAATGGCCACCAGAAATGGTCATTGGATAATCATTGTAATTTTCTTTACTTTTTCCACTTTCAATACTAGCATACAATCCATTTGAAAATAGGCTGAGCTGTCAGCAGTGGGTGAATCAGGACCATGCAAATTTGGGGCTTAATGGGGATGGAGCAGTGTATAATGCTTGATAGGAAGACACTTAAATTGTACATATATAACATATAGCATATATTGACTAAATTATGAAATCCATTGTCCGTAAGTCGCAGTTCTAAAATAAACCTAATAATTTTAACCTTGGATAGACCATTAGATAATTTTCACTTTGAAATTATGATAAATTTCTatcaatccaatggtcaaataatCACATTAATGTAAATTTTGGTTCACCATACTATTTACACTTGACTTAACACCATTAGGTCCAATGGCTCTAGGAAGTTGTCACATGGCAGCACCTCCATATAAAATTTACCAGAAAATCTTTGCAGCTGATACAATTAGTGAAAGAAAACTCGTTGAAAAGAAAGTAACCTCTCTCTAGACAACACGTGCTATACGTTAGGAAGGTAAAAGCATGCCATTATCATTACAAACATGCAACAAAATACTATTGGTCATAACTCGTGTAATGGACTAAAGATGCACACACAAAACTAGCGGCGATGTACTCCTAAACTCACGGTGAATCGTAATGGATAGTATAATGATTGACAGCTGAAAGATTATACAAAAATTCACCAACGACCCTACTTGATCAGCTACACTTCCCTTGCGATTGGCTGATTTAAcaagaaattagaaaatccttcctaaagataaatacataaTCGATCATGACTTTTCATTGGCTGATTAATTGAGGGAACATCTTGGAGGTCAAATCAAAATACAACTCTCTAGCTATGCTTCACAAATCCTATAAATTCAATAGAGAACAAAGATTGATTCGAGTTGTTGTCAATCCAATTAAAGTCAATACCTTATTTTACCTTTTTATCATCATTTATCTTTTTTGTATCCAATACCTTCACTTTCCACTTGGATTAGAACAGCTTTACCCTTTGGAAAGATTTTTGGGCAAACGATTGCTTGTAAGGTCTTCTAGGAGCTTGGAGATTTTGTCAAAGATAAAGTCTAAGAAGTTCAATAAGTGGCTAGATGAACATTCGACCATTTTATGATGATTTCCTTACTTACGAGGTTCTAATAAGACAACAAAACCCTTGATCACACACTTCACTGACTTTATCACAAGATTGCGAAAGATCCATCCACCATTCACTACCTTCTTGCTTAATGAGATTCAATGGCTAAACAAACATTTGATTCTTACAAAACTGTCAGAGAGACATTACATAATTGCGCTGGATGATGATTTTTTCCCCGTGTGAGACAGCCATTAGTTTTCTTTACCTTTCATTGTTTTACTTATATTGGCCAAGTACAGTGACAATAGTTGTGTGTGcgcatatatatatgtatatatagttTTATCAGTCGTAGTTATattattcttttattattattaaactgAGTAAGTTATTATGCACTTAATTAGAAATTCTTACTCAAAATAAAAAGAACTTAATGAAAAGACGTACTCTCTGCTTTGTCAATCACATGATCTTTTGTTATTGGTGGCTGGATAAATGACTTGGTTTAGTTGAACCTGATCTCTTAATGTATTTAGCACCTAGGGTTACAAGGCGTTCCGTTCAAGTTGAGCTAATATTAGTTCTAGCATGCTCAACACAAACACACAAATATACATAATGTGGGCAACTAAATCTAAACCCAACATATACATGTACCTGTGGACCATAATTTGAAGAGTTAGTTCAATCTTGTGAAATTATATATGTATCATAGAAGTAATTTAAATTGAACTCTCAAAATTATAGATACTAATTTAGATGTAAATACtccaacaataaataaataaataaatacatgacTTATTTGATTGGTGACAGTGGGGTCCTATTTCAGCAAACTAGTATCCACTGATCAAAATTACTATTGTTCCAAAAGTTAGATTTTGGGGTTTTGTCTTATTCGCAGTGCATGGTTTCCACAATTCAGGCAGTTTAATATGTTTTAGTGTATGCCACGAAAATAATCTGTGACTGCTTGTTTGCGAGGATCATATGCTGCCAAAGAATAAAATAACTTCCATGTGCTATGGATATTTTATGGTTTCAGCGTTCAATTGTAGCATAAGCATCATTTCTCTGATCTATTGCTTGTTGGAAAAATCTATTGTTGATTGGAAATTCTATTACGAAACCATCTCTTCATTGTTCACGTAGTAAACCTGTCCGGGCGATCAGGACTTTCGATCTAGTGGACTACTGACCAAATTGGATGGCCATATTTTTTTAACCCTCACTTTTGTAATCTATATAGCTCATTGATGGGTGGCCTACCAGATCAAAGATCACCACGCATGCTTGCAACATAGAAATTACAAAAGCAGGAACTGCACAATCGCCTTTTGTAATGGTTGATTTGTCACGGCAAATGATGTGATAGCCAATATGATTACTGTGGTTTTCTAATCGCATTTCCTTAAAAGCAAACTCCAGACAGtgagaggatttatctatgggaAGTTATTTTTACCCCAATTgcatgtgatggttgatatgcaggcactcgaATATGAAAATTAATATGGCACACAAAGGCAattacagcaaaaaaaaaaaaaaaatagattggTTGCACAATCCCAATCTCCTAtatattcatggacacttgtttgttgataTAGACTGATTggattaattattttttttccatttttacttGTCCAATAAATGTTTAAAAATATGATGGtaattagataatcaaataagtgaaATGTCAGTTTATGATACACTAAACTTGTATATTAATCGGACagtataatttgaattatttgtatgacAAGTAGGAAATTTCAAAGTGTATATGTAAGTTCCTGTCTATCACCTATCACTCTCGGCcgtgtatcaaagtttttctctttaaACCATTCAGAAGAAAACCATTTCCATAGTAAAAGTCATGAACCAGGTAGGAGTGGTGcccacatgtgacacatgtgggacCCTCATCATATGGATTTTGATAATATCCTACAATGAAATTCGTTGCATGGTATAGTACAAATTCACTGTAGCATGGATCAGCTACTAAATATATAGCATAGTCAACGATATTCTAAAATAAATGAGTGATCatactgaattttttttattttaatattggTTTTGCAAAGATTTATGCCTGTATCGTATCGGTCGATACTGTATCATTAGTGGTCTTCTCCACGCAACCATCGAAAATGTATTAATTTAAATGCTGATTTGGACTTTGGTTTTGGAGGAAGATTAAGTTAAGACTGCATTATTGATAATGTAGTCCCACTTGGGATTCGGAGACTTTTCTTTTGTAGGCACAAGTCTTTAAAGAAAATGTTCATGCACTGGCAGATTAGGACACTCGCTATGCTTATGCGGTGTAGTTATACATGTGGCATTAATGTACTCTAATCCTAACCGTGAAGATCTTGGGGCCAATGGATATGTTTTAAACATTGAAAGATAGGTTTATTTAATGGGTATTTGATTGTTTCGATGGTTTCATTTATCTGTCCATTTGATGGTGATCGATTGAATGGTTATGATCTTTCAAagttttttctttctctctttgtttttttatcttttatttttggaattaggGGTGACCCAAAAATAGATCTtaggatttggacggtttagatcaggtACGTGTATGTCATGTCCTAAGTTGGCAGTCTGCATGAGTGTTCCTTGCTGTACTCCAGCAGCTGATTAAAAAACTCTCACAAGTCTTTTTCAATGCAAATGATAGAGAATCCTCATTGGAACCTGTCCAAGTCTCCGAAATTGTATGATCATAGGATATGATGTGTGTTGTACAGGCCACTGGTTGTTGGTTTTGTTGGGACGCTAATTTACTGCAACCGTTGTTGTAGGGAGCTCGTGCAACAAAAAGTCctgtgggcccaccctgatgtgtcccACCTACTCTATTCATCTTTTTCGCCGGCCTATTTTTATGACCTGAGTCCAATCGGAAGAGGATTGCGTGATGTGCCACACACCAGTCGTCTCCGTGCTGTGCTGTCACCAAGTTATAtgcggggcccacaatgatgtatgtgttatatattcatACCGTCCGTCCATtatgagatatcattttagggcagacAGATCGAAAACACAACTGGACCACCCCATGAAAGCAGTGGatgttgaacgtccaccattgaaaacttcttattagtggccaaagaagttttgtatcaagctaatatttttttcatcatccatccaggtctctgtgacctgtacgtggtgtggtccacataagctttggatctacctcaattttggaacCACGTGCTAAAATGATGTCGCAAAATAAATGGACGTTATAGattttacacatacatcatgatggagcccacaaaacttggtgacgccaaTGCACCAAGGACATGATTTTTGTATCGCACACCTCGCAATCTGCTCCCATTTTCCCGTCCTCTtttatgactctctctctctctctctctctctctctctctcgccaccAGCCATTCGTGGTTGTTGCTATATGGCCcaacattatgtatgtgtttcatctttgctctacatctatttttctagatcattttgtggtatgagactaaaaataagatatatcaaaatctcaagtggactacattacatgAAACATATGTTGAATGAaccttgaccattaaaaactttttgggggtcataaaagttttggatcaagctgatctttgttttttcccttcatctaggactgtataacctaatcaagataatggatatcaaataaacggtAGAGtttgccttaggaggattttaatggtggatagccaatcactaatgttttcgtGGGGTGTgttacacctgagatttatatcactctcatttctaggatcaagacctaaaatgataagtaaaaaaggatgaacaacatggatgaaacacatacatcatggtgggaccaaagAGGATCAACCATCAGCcatgggctagtggcaggggagtagccaatacgtttccatgCATATAACGGGATATAGTTTATATGCGCCCGAAGAATTTGGAAGCCCAACGTTGAAACCCTTTTGCCTACACGTGataatgtttatatatcatccaacccgttcatatggtgtttCCCACTAGGAAGAAGATAAAATATCCAAATATTAGGATGATCCAAACTTCCGTGGGCCCAATAACTTTCTAGTGGTAAGTGTAGCcattttttactctttttttcaatggtatggcccacttgagttttggttaaattattattattttattttattttatttatctcaGCTCTTAACATGAGCTGGCTCAAATGACGGACAGAGtgtatttcacataaacatcaccgGTGGCCCCACCCAGCTTGAAAATAGGTATCCGATCCACTGATTCTGGACCTGAGGCATAGGAGCTATCTTGCCTCCGATGTTATTGATGCGTACGTGGCATAGATGAATGGACGAGTGTAGTCCACCAAAGCCCGTTCATTTGACAGTCCAACGGTGAATGGACGATAGtccaaaaatcaaattatttaaaCAATCCTAGCGTACAGATGGACATTAAGAAATCAAAAGTCAGCAATAGCTCTATTACAGACAAAAAAGGAATCATTTATTATATAGCTAAGATCTTCTAATCAAAGAAATTTTTTGTTTCTAGCTAATCAACAGCG from Magnolia sinica isolate HGM2019 chromosome 17, MsV1, whole genome shotgun sequence encodes the following:
- the LOC131230852 gene encoding transcription factor MYB4; the encoded protein is MGRAPCCDKANVKKGPWSPEEDCKLKDFIEKHGTGGNWIALPHKAGLKRCGKSCRLRWLNYLRPNIKHGEFTDDEDRIICSLFATIGSRWSIIAAQLPGRTDNDIKNYWNTKLKKRLIGTLPSQRKPQQQQPQPPFPSPYEAFSPLQKSPTSLAGMPAPPDLFNATSCILQTHESFPIHHYHHHPHHSYQMKDGAYMLGGENSCSSSDGSCSQISYSKENGLQYGGEQMGVNDSYFYGGLDETQKIFNGFNGPWGEVPLEYGYDEIKEVIRTIPCSNGILNDASAVMLEGTKPKGGTCTTDCKIMGFQR